One window from the genome of Tachypleus tridentatus isolate NWPU-2018 chromosome 11, ASM421037v1, whole genome shotgun sequence encodes:
- the LOC143232559 gene encoding uncharacterized protein LOC143232559 gives MYKYPRLRSVDSVRELMLNKMVGEGETLTSQSKVDLSKLPPCHRSLLPHIKRVNYRVAQWKRFDVRMLKLPPPTDHGWVLNDGILDPVWSEGPVLPGSLVDILDVNMAYDESEDESDEDGPDIESFSSDDDLDNEV, from the coding sequence ATGTATAAATATCCACGACTCAGAAGTGTTGATTCTGTGAGGGAACTCATGCTGAACAAGATGGTTGGTGAAGGCGAAACTCTGACATCTCAATCAAAGGTAGACCTGTCCAAACTACCACCGTGTCACCGATCTCTTTTACCACACATCAAACGGGTCAACTATCGTGTTGCGCAGTGGAAGCGTTTTGACGTGAGAATGCTAAAGCTACCACCCCCAACAGATCACGGATGGGTCCTCAATGATGGTATCCTAGATCCGGTGTGGTCTGAGGGGCCTGTTCTGCCTGGCAGTCTGGTAGATATTTTGGACGTCAACATGGCCTATGATGAGAGTGAAGACGAATCTGATGAGGATGGGCCAGATATTGAGTCCTTCTCCTCGGACGACGACTTggacaatgaagtataa